TTTCATAATTTGATATGCATTATTGGTACCACTTATTTGATTTCTATTTCCTAACTTATTTCAATATGATTTCCACTTCTATCacttcagtcaaaaaaaaaaaaaaatatatatatatatatatatatatatatacacgatTTCCACTAAGGATTTCCTAATTTTTAATCCCATCCAAGATCATTTCGAATACGGAAAAACAAGCAGATTAAtgtaatcattatttttttcttaaaaaaatgtaatccttATTTGTTGTTCTTAATCAGATGAATCTAAACCTTGGATGTACATCATCCGATATTATATGATGCCCCGCAATTTACTTCATATCTTAACAACTTTTAAACACTTCTCTCAGAATTAATTAATAAGTTAAAATCTAAAATCTTTCACCCTGATGATACCAATACAAAACCAGAGTTGTGATGAGATGAGATGTGGACCATTAAATCCAGCACTTAAATCATATACTTGAAGCCTTGAATATAATGAAGGACTTCTATGCACGAACTTGGAATTCCAAtcccaaccctttttttttttttttttaacttactagccaagaagaaaataagagtttgtttggttgtgttgtttaaacaacacaacaaatatttccataacattttttcacccacacgtattttcacaacacttaaacATTATTAAAgcaacattaccaaacgggccctaaagTTTTCAtgccaacattttttttttcttttcaattcataaaataaaaaataaaaaataaaaaaagtcaagTGCTATTGACCATTTGGTTCAAAATTTTCCCAATAAAAATGGCATGACTAATGGCGAATGGAGGCTCATAAAAATGCTACCAAATTCTACAATAGTTTTGTGTGAATGCAACTGGTGCAGCAGGTGACTACATTTCCTATGGAAGATGAATTCGAATATGAAGGTTGTgcaatatataatattatagtTGAATTGATAATGAATTATCCAAGTAACGGGGACAATAGATCGAGTGATTTTACCTTCCAATTCCATATAATacaacaataattatttttaagaatttcatatattatatacaaCAGTAAAATCTCAACTGAATCATCCACGTAACGGAGACAATATATCCAGTAATTTCTCCTTCCAATTCCATATAATACAACAATACttatataataagaaaaaaaatccacatattaTATACAACAATAAAATCTTATCAAAATAACAGTTGACAGGCATCAAGTAAATCATTTATTATCCAATGAATCTCCAACATGTCCAGATCATAAGAAAGATATCAGAAGCTCAATCACTAAGTTCAATTGTCTATGGGACATTAACACCCTGGGAGTGGAAGTAGTAAGTGAATTTACTTTCATGGATAAGGATACCTTCAGGGCTATTCACTGGTCATTTGCTCAATCCAATTATACTGCAAGCAATTTGTAATTAAGGTTGCAGGTCCTGGATCCATCAGATTACATGAACAGCACACCTGGGCTTTGTTTAGAAGATACAGGACAGCTGGCAGATTCCTCAACGAGGCAACTGAGAACTCATACAAGGTAATTGGTCAAGAAATTTCAAACTGCCCAATCCCAAATTCAACACAACTAAATGTGCAATTAGAATCATTAGTTTGGGCTAAAAAAACTACTTTGCCTAGGATAAGGCTAAAATATGCCAAGTGTAGAAAAGGATAGGGACATAAGTTCTTCATCTATAGATTCTATACTCTAAACTACGAAGTTCCATCACTCATCAGGAAGAATATAACTAAAGGAAAGGCTGCCAAAAGGAGAGGACAGGGATATGTACAGGTTTACAAACCATTTATAATATAGCTCAGCGAGATGAAGGCAAAGCTTTCCAATTGTCAGCAAGAAGCATGACTCGATCACGGGAAGTTGCTGAGAGTTGTTGGAGGATTACATTCTTCACACGAGCTGCGGCTCTTTCTCCAGCACGGGTGGCAAGTTCCAGGTACACCACAGCTTTCATCATGTCCCCTTCCTGCCCAAGTGTAATCATCAGAACCACCaacaaattattcaattaatataaaGTTTCCATTTATTTCAATCAACAGGAAAAACTACATAATTGGCTAGAGGAGACATTCAAGAGTGCTAATGAACTGCGGCAAGCAAAGGCATTCGGAACAAGTAGAACCTCACTACAATGTAAATCTTTAAACACCATATTTGAAACCCCTCCCctcccacccccaaaaaaaacaaaaaaaaagcccCACAAGAAGAAGGCAAATAGCTGTCTTTTCTAATCATAACCTTAACTTTTTATAATGGGAAGACAGCGAATGTGGTGAAAGAAATGTTGTAAGTTTTATAGCTAAGCATTAAGCTTGATTACATTAGACTCACTTAATCTTAAATTTAGAAAGTTATTATACCACCAGGAAGAGGGAAACGTAGAAAGACAAGAATGTGTTGAACAAAAATCACAACTTATATACATCTAAGCTTCATGCCTAACCATATTATGATCTCATAATATTGTCTGATCTCATCTTCTTTTGATCTTTCAGCATTTCATTCTTATTACAAGATTCAATGTCAAGACTTACCTAGAAAAGATTCAATGACATCAGTCTTAGCAAAAAGAATCCTACTCACTTTTTTCCTTCACAACATCAttcaacttatcaaaaaaagaatccTACTcactttacttttttatttttttttattagtaagcAAGCAACACATGCGCCTGtgggttttgaacccacaacttAATACTCCATCCACTCTTGGGGAGGAAGTACCATTTGAACCAAAGCTCATCAGCTACTCACTTAACACAAAAATATAGTTATtcctataaaaatataaaaataataactttgGGTCAATTATCTACTTTGTGCACATATTTTGCTTCAAGTACAATAAGAATAGTGTAGACATGTTACATACAGAAAAGAGAGCAAGTCCATGCTCAAATTGTGCTTTAGTGTGACCACGATCAGCTGCCCGCTTCATCCACTTTCTTGCTAGTTGATGACTACGCACCAAACCTTCACCAGATGAGTAGCATAGCGAGACATTGTACATAGCACGCACATACCCACCTTCTGCAGCTTTTAGATACCATCTAGCCTGTTTCAGGAGAAACCTATCACAAGCAAAACCTTGAATATGATGCACCAAAAAAGGAACAGAAAGTGCCTAATAATCTCAGATATTCTCATAGAAAACAGCTgaatttaagagagaaaattgGTAATGCAACCATGGCAGGTCATTTGTTGCTAAAATTGCATTAGAGTCAACATAAAGACGACAAGAAATTGTTGATATACAAAATCTAGGAATATCCGAGATATACAAAATACATAGCATCCTTAGTGTACTATTAAAAGTCAATAATCCAGTATTGGAAAATGTGGAAAGTTAAATCAATATCAGAGCATTTCTTCCCCAAAAAAGTTCACTCATAGATTAAGAATAAAATGAGTAAGTGAAGAATAACATACAGCATCTTTTATATTGCAATTAACCCCTCGACCTTGATGCAGACAAAGTGCAAGTTGGTATTGAGAACGGACATGGCCAGCAATGGAAGCTCGATATAACCATGTTACAGCTTCCTTCAGATTTGGAGGTTCAGCTACAAGCATTATTACAATTTCCATAAGCACAAGATTGtgtaaataatgaaaaaaatataatcaaagtCCAGCAATTCAGAACTCTGCACTTAAACATGTCAAGGATCCATTTGGCTTTGCGTTTTTTAGATAATGTGTTTTTCAAATGAGGGGGAAAACGCATTTCCAAATCACAGCTCAgggagaaaattttgttttcctagTGTAGTTTTTCACATCAAGAACACTTCTCAAAGATTTTATCAATAATtgcatttatataaaattaaaaattaaaaatagcaACTTTtgaagtttagctacaaaattggaaaaaaaaaaaaaaaaaaaaaaaaaaaaaaagacaaaatttaactacaaaattggttgtagcctcaaactacaactttactcaatatctttttattggagatgatTTTTTAGAAATTCACCAtcggattacatcttcttcttatatccttcatgcttgtaaaatttcaaaaaaattaaaaatcaatagctatgtcatcaataaattttttaaattgcaaatttttgtaatttaaaattatgtataaaatataagcttatacaccatatagtaaataatattcaattgacacaaaatttgacatatatattaagagtataaagaacatacaattcaacggttagattttcaaaatatgtagtaatatttattttattgagtgagtttgtagcctaaggttacaaccaattttgtaactaaactctatatatatatatatatatataaatatatatatatatatattttttttcaaaacgcAAGTTTTCAAATACCTAATGGAAAAAAGATTAGCTCCAAATCTACTATTTGGTAATTGAAGTGCGTAGTGACTGTAGTCTTATAATTAGAAAAGATAGCTCAAAACATACTCGGAGCCAAAACTTTGTCCATAGCTAACTGCTAAGCATTAATAACGATGCTCTCATCATACTTTGTATGTTTCTGTTTTTAGCTTTGCCGACTCGTGAATCCCAATGCTACTAGATTTTCTATTTATATCCAAAACACACTCATTATTATACACACAACATCCCTAATTTCAAGCACAACGTCCACATTTTTCTCTATTGATATCCACATTTGAAAACAATATTCCTAACGAAGAGACACAAAGAACCTATAATCTTAACGATTCGTAAAGTTGAATTGAGCAAAAGTACCTTGCAAAAAAGAAATGGCCAAATTGCACTGTCCAGCAGGGTCACCAAGCCCCGCAGCTTTGTGATACAAAGCAACAGCCTTGTCCTTGTGACCTAATTCCCAGTAAATCAAACCAGCATCCACCATAGCCAGAGCAGAACCACGAGCCGCGCCTTTCAAGAACGAGTCCAGAGCCTTGTCCAAGTTAGGGCGGACTCCACCGTGACCGTGCTTGAACCGCTTCCCCCAATGCAACAACAGCATCGCCTCTCTCAAGGGCTTAAGCGCCTCGCTCCACGACTTGCACACCAGCGACGCGGCTCGAAGGTTTTGGAGGCTAAACGACGCCGCGATTTTCGTCAACACGTCGTACGGGAGCGCCGAGAAATCGTGGCCGTCGGATGGTCTTGTGTTGTAGAATGGGATCTGATGGGTCGAAGTTCGGGTGGGGAATTTCGGACCCTTGATTTTTGATAGTGGAAGGGAGAGGAAGCGAGAACCGTCGGATCGAGCTGGCCAAGTTTTCTGCTTCATCATCTTTGgactctctcacactctctctgTGTTTTTGATTTTGCGTGTACCTAACTAATGAACAATGGAGCGACGGTGGAAATGGATACTCTTATAGAGTTTTAAGCAATCTCAGCCGCTCGTTTGTTTTATTCATCGCTTCGATTTCGCTACTTCAGAGGAGGTCGATTCGTAACGTTCTGTTGCTGCCAACTTAAACTTTAGCGTATGTATGGTATCTGTTTTTaccttattttctgtttcaaaaaataattttttatttttaaaattaattattttttctattttttgaattaaaaaccttgtttaaaaactaaaaatagacagaaaataaaaactgtttttaaaatttaatttggtaaggaaagtaaaaacatgcaaaaagttattttcaatttctaattttcaaaggtcaatgaaaatatgtatttaatttaatgaatctgtcatatttaatgagttagcattagagttcaaatcttagtaacaacatattttagtattttctattttttttcttcaaaaaactatctttttaatttcaactaaccaaatatgttttttatttcaaaaatataagaaaatcatttttctttatattcccaaaaacaagtttttgaaaataaaaaacaaaaactgctACCAAACCTAATCTTAGGGGCCGGAGattttgcaaaataatttttttttgataatttttttgacactattacaaaattatttattagtaaAATAACTTTTctacctttcaaaaaaaaaattattaaaaatctttaaaaaaaaaaaaaaaaaaaaccttaatgtgGAGTCTTGGGCACGCAACTTTAGCCTTGAATTCcagagttttcttttcttttcttttttttcttgaggtGAATAcgctaatataataataaatcattatGGTGCTAAGTTGACGTTTAATCTATGTTAAAATTACGGTGATACTGACATATTATCTTcattaaaattgtgttttaagaaACCATTTTATTTGTTCAATTCACGAAAACTAAAGGGGTAGGTTCAATGAACTTGAAAGACGTCAAGAGATCTTAAATTTCATCTGCCATATTATTAGTCTATAGAGTTTATGAGTTGTTGCAATAATTTAGCTAAAAGTTagaacattattttattatatagtgaTTTCTACCTCATACAATCATCCACGCTTGAGCAACTTCCTTTTTACTATTTGATGCTTGACAAGTGAAGTGACCTCAAATTATTCGGGATTCTCATGAATCAAAATTTGTTGTTACATATATCCATGGAAACTATAATCCGGACTAAAAGCTTTAAAATTAAACGATTCAAGCCCATAATTAGCTTGACTATTCCAAATTTCTAGTAGATAATAGAGACACATTTTCTTGATTAAGGATGAACTTTGCCAATTGTTGGTTCACTTTGTTGCCTTTAGCTCATTGCCTCCCATTTTTTCAAGGTAGAGAAACGATAATTCCTACTTGTTAGCTTTTAAATGTTAAACCAACCTTCTACCATTtggtaaatatatattaaacccttttttttctttttcttttttcctttttttatggactttatacccttttttttctttctttttttcttttatttcatgaAACCCTAAAATGGCACCTTGTAACTTAACTAGTTAGTacattttggtgtttttaactGAATCCAAGGTCAAACTTATACTAACACTAgctaattttttccattttaaaaaaataatatgataaaaaataatttaatgtcAAAACAATCAAATAACTCAAGGAGCTCATGTAAagcattttattaaaaatttaagattGAAGATGCATGTTCTTACTTATAAGGTAGTCCGTGTTCATCATCATATCATTACTAGGGTTTCCTTGCTATTATATTTTGGTTACCAAGACCGCAACATGACTTTAGGAGTTAGAggtggccaaaatggccaaataccattgttgaacaaatttttagCAATGTACCATTGTTTGCGAAATAATTAGCAATCTATCAATtttttagaactcgagtttggCATATAATTCGAGTTTCAGGAATTTGAGTTCCATGAAAATAGCCACCGTGTCACCCActaagctaaatttttttaattaaaaaaggcTACGTGGAACTTGAGTATTGGTACTTGTAAACAAAACTCCACCTCTCTAAGCTCGAGTTATTTACAAATTTGAACTATACTAGTAGCACGCTGCCTTGCTTCTTGAAACAAGTTTCTCACCTTGGACGGTCCAACATCAACAAACATCTCCAAGAGATCTGAACcagaaataaagagaaaaggCACACCAGATTTGAAGAGTCTTTCCTGTACCTAGGGGGCCTACCAAGAGAGCACCTTTTGGAATTTTGCTCCCAACATGATGCGActttatggcctgtttggaagtttagagagggagaaGAGTAGAGGGAAGTAgtggagaggagagtagagagGAATGGTTATCCTCCaacttgtttggatgtttttaaaattagtaagggggaagggagtaattagtcATTCCTCt
This genomic stretch from Quercus lobata isolate SW786 chromosome 3, ValleyOak3.0 Primary Assembly, whole genome shotgun sequence harbors:
- the LOC115982620 gene encoding F-box protein At1g70590, with the translated sequence MMKQKTWPARSDGSRFLSLPLSKIKGPKFPTRTSTHQIPFYNTRPSDGHDFSALPYDVLTKIAASFSLQNLRAASLVCKSWSEALKPLREAMLLLHWGKRFKHGHGGVRPNLDKALDSFLKGAARGSALAMVDAGLIYWELGHKDKAVALYHKAAGLGDPAGQCNLAISFLQAEPPNLKEAVTWLYRASIAGHVRSQYQLALCLHQGRGVNCNIKDAARWYLKAAEGGYVRAMYNVSLCYSSGEGLVRSHQLARKWMKRAADRGHTKAQFEHGLALFSEGDMMKAVVYLELATRAGERAAARVKNVILQQLSATSRDRVMLLADNWKALPSSR